CTGAGTGGCTTCGGCCCGGCCGTGGACCGGTCGGGCGATTTCAGTTGACGTTGTGGCAGGTTTGGAGCAGGACGCAGCACCTTCGCAGTTGTTTTCCGCGAGTCGAGACGTGCCGGGCTTTGGACCGGCAACCCCGTGAGGAGAGGCCATGGCCAAGGAAAAGTTCGAGCGTAACAAGCCCCACGTGAACATCGGCACGATCGGACACGTGGACCACGGCAAGACGTCGCTGACGGCCGCCATCACCAAGGTGCT
This window of the Myxococcus xanthus genome carries:
- a CDS encoding GTP-binding protein, with the translated sequence MAKEKFERNKPHVNIGTIGHVDHGKTSLTAAITKVL